A stretch of DNA from Kazachstania africana CBS 2517 chromosome 3, complete genome:
ACCAGATTCATGGAAGTATTACTATCTGAAATGCTACTATTATCAATGGAagtatttgattttgttgTCATTGCTAATTTGGCTCTTTTTACAGCTTgtcttttattttgaaaccaaATCTGGACAGCTTTTTCTGTCATGTTACAACGATCTGCTAGTTCCaatctttcctttttatcTGGAGTTGGACATTTATCAAAACTTGCttgtaaaatatttaacTCTTGTGTAGatgttcttcttctcttacGACGTGCTAAAGGAgcattatcaatttttggttCTTTGACACCAAATGTCTCCTGTGAATGTGTTATAAAAGCAAAAGCACGCTTTTTATCATTACTCGATGGCGTTATAGCATCTCTAGCGGCAGTTAATGGAGTAATCATACTATTTATTCTCTTAGCGTCATGGTTTTTAACGACTGGTGTTGCTGGTGACTGTAAAGTGGTTATCATATCATTTCTCAAAGCGTTCTTTGGTTCTAATTCTGGAGTTGGTGTAGGAAGTGGATCAGAGGAATGTCTCAATGCACTTTCTAAGGGCTTTGGACGGGTATTGTGACCGGCATTTGTGGATAAAGGTGGCAATCTGATTATTCCATGATCATCTGTACGAAATTTCGTTGGGAACGAATCAATTGGGGAAGGAAGTATTGAATCAGTACTTAAAAGCATAGACAATGATGGTAAAGAATGATTACTAGTAGACATGTTCGTTTTTATTATAGCAAATAATATCACAGATAACGAGTTAACTTTTAAGTATGTTGTTGAATAGAAAGCAATGAAAAGCTACAAGAGGTTATTGAAGGGAACAACTATCAagtaatattatatatacatatatatatgtatctGTATATATGCATGGTGATTCTGACATATACGCCAATTAATGATATATCTGCATTGGGTTTTAATTATGAGCTTGCAACTGTTGATTCGACGCCATCGGGACGAACTACCCGTGTTTGTTTACTTCCGAGTGGATAAACCATGAATAATGAGACAAGTGTCGTGTTTGACCCAAAAGAGGAAAGTGATCTGAAATTTCCGACTAAAACAGGAAAGAGCTGGCTCAATTTGGAATTCAAATTGAGTTAAATGGGCAATTCAACTCAAATTGGCCTCCTTTTCTGTTTTGGGAATcaaattaccaaatttatcaattttcgCGCATCtattgtcttttttttctcgcgtttcaagaattttaaAGGTACTTTGTTTCCGTTCAGCTaatgttttttttgcccGCCAAGACGAAGTTAAAAGGAAGAGCGAAACAGACACCAAAAGGGGAAGCTTGCCTGGCGACTTCTATAGAAGCTCAGTGCCAATCAATGATGCGAAGTTGAGCGCGTTTCGCGGTAGCCAATTAATCTTTGTATTCCAAATAGAGCCATGTAATGTGGGAGGGAAGTGCAGTGTTATTTAGGATAGTCTGAAACTGGAAGGATGGCAGGACACGACCATTGTTCATTCGTGACCACGATTGTAACAATCATTGCCCTGTGCTTAAACTCTGAACTCGACCACACATGGAGGGTGGGCGCACTTGTTCTGTCTCTTTCTATAGTCTAATTAAATGCAACAATCAGTCTTCAGTAACCCTTTTTTCGCGTCCGTGTAGAACTCACCGCCAGGTTACGATGCCATGTGGTGCCTTTCAAGTTAACCAACCTTGCATTGTTAGTCAGAGTTCTTTTGATCTTGTTGCAGCTTTTCTCTGTTAATCTACTGCATGCCTTATTCCTTATATGGTTAGACTGATCTACGTATTTAGTACATATGTCCTGGGGTTTTTGCCCCTTTAGTAACTCAACACAATCAGTTGACTGGCCAAGCTTTATGGTTTGCAACCTTCATTTTTAAGACCATGACTGCACCAGTCTCTCTTTTAGTATGCTCCGGCATAAAGCGATGTTCCCAGAACAAAAAGGCGtttatgaagaaaagaaggcaAACTCATCATTGCTTAAAAATGGTGCAATTGTGTTTTAAACTTACTTACATTATTTGGGTTAGAATATATAGATAACAAGAAGTGGCGTATGACTTCTTATTGGTTGGCTTCTTGAAAGTATGCTTTGGAACCTTCAACATCAGGTTTGATGGTGGCAGAACCAGGGGTCCAGTTACATGGTAAAACGGTACCGTGCTTGTCGGTCCATTGGAAACCTTCAACAACTCTTAAAGCTTCTTCAACGTTTCTACCAACTGGCAAGTCATTGATAGTAATATGTCTGACGATACCCTTTGGATCAATGACGAATAAACCTCTTAATGCTacaccttcttcttccaataaAACACCATAATCTCTGGAAAGAGAGTGGTTGTTGTCAGAGACTAATGGGATATTAACAGGACCTAAACCACCGTCCTTTCTTGCTACATTAGTCCAAGCTAATAATGAATATTCAGAATCAGTAGAAGCAAACAAAACTTCAGCACCGACGTCTCTGAATCTGTCGACAGCATCAGAAAATGCTACAATTTCAGTAGGACAGACGAAAGTGAATGCCATAGGAACGAAAGCAAGCACAACATACTTACCTCTGTAAGATTCTAAAGaaacttcttcaaagatACCATCGACGACAGCGGTCTTCTTGAAAAGTGGAGCAGGTTTTTGAACTTGAGCGACcattattgttgttattattcTATCTAATTTAGgagtatatatatagctCTTATTTTAAGGATACAATTAGAGAAACAATATTATTACGAAATCAGACAAGTCCCTACCCTATTTATACATTAAGATCTCAACATCTGAAACTCACTCAGTAGCCGAATTAGTTTACTCCATTCTTCTCAATAGGGATTTTATCGCTTTGAGTGCGCAAGTATCCTACCGATAcgaataaagaaaaagaatgGCCTATGGGATACAGCAGATCTCGGCAGAAAATCGTAGAATGTTTTTTACACGCTGGAGATACGAAAGGGGAAGGTAACTCTGTCTGGCTGCCACGCAAAGTGACAGACATCTTACTGAGAGCTGACTAATTTTTCGATGCCCGGAAAAATTATATGGACCGTGTGCGTCTAGCCCAGTATTTCACATTAGCTAAGCATATCTTCTTATTCGTCAGAAGGAAGAGAGGGCTGGATCTCGCATTTGACGAGGGGAGGGTGGCAAACGATTACTTTGAAGGTCAATTATTTAGGAGTGTCACCCTACTCTAAGTAAACTATACGTATTTCTAGTAATTATTTATATGCTAAATCTAGTCAACCTGGCCTCTGTGAAGATCAATACCTGTAGATGTTGATACGTCATTCTGAGTGGATGCCAGATCATTATCTATTACTTCCTCCACTAGATCTTCATGTATAGTAGAATTAACGTCACTGGCTGATACGTTATCTTGGTTATGAGAAGCtgcttcattttcttgctCCTCATGTTGCATTCTCTCACGTACTCTTATCTGCTCTTGtataatttcatcaactttGTTTCTGATGGGACCAGGTAAgaatagaaagaaaaacaaaacgaaattcttcaaaactGTAATTATGACGTTATCATGTAATCGGTTTGGTACAATTTTTCTCATTACATTACCAAATAAATCATTCCCTTCGATAGAATCAATGCGAAGTTGAATCTtctcaaaaattcttctcGGTAATGACAATTCATTCAGTGTCAGCCTACTCATGTCCCTATACAAAATGTTTAAAAACTCCTTTAACGAATATTGTTGCTCCGTCGTTAGCGTACTTTTCACATCGTATAACCCAACCACATTGCAtaataaatcatttaaagAATCAATGGGGATTGTTTCGGATTGAATCAATctgaatatttcttttaaggAAGAGGCATCTCTAGTGGCGTCTCCaccatatttttcatacagttcatttcttttctcttggAGTTGAGGcagtaaaaataaatcCATTATATGTGTGTTCTTCTCAATCTTGTTAACGTAAAAATCATTATCTAACTGATCAGAATTGGAgtattctttcaattgaagcaatattttatcttcCATGTCGTTTAACCTCAAAAAATGTGACCACATTACTCTAATCTCCCTAGTTACCCATATGGTTCTACATAATAATACAACCAGCAACAATATTCGATATTTCCAACTCAGGAAAGCTCCAAATTCGACcataatgaaaaaagttAGAAATGAATTTCTTCCAACCAAATAAACAGTCTTAGCGGCCAATACGATAAATGGGATAATATTTCTAACATACCTAAAAAAACTTCTTTGatcatttcttcttattgTAGATATTTGAGggatattttctttcacaATCTTGATATTGAGCTTCTGTTCAATCTCCTGAATTTTTGAGGGACTTAACCTAACGATATTTCCCTCCATACGATAATCTTGCGTGGACAGTGAGAAGAAGGCATCTGAGGTCACTAACATTGTTGTCACTGGGTCCAAATATTTCTCTTCAATAAATACTTCCCTGCCATCTACTAAACATTTTCTGTATAGACCCTTTTGTGGCTGAACTATTTTACCTGACTCAGTAACATATTTACTTCTGACGGGTTCTCGTGCTTCATAAGTAGATCCTTGTTGTTCATTCATAAACCTATCGGCTGTGACATGTATTGGTCTATCAGAGGGATCCACAATcgatatattttcattagaaTGTTGAAAGGGCTCTGACCAAAACTTATCTAAAGTGATAGAATTATACTGGGCGACTTGCACATGCAATTTTCCTGCATGGAATTCATTAATATAACTTTTTATCGTCGCAGGATGTCCCGTTAATGTTTTGTTGGGAATCAATTGCCCTCTGTATATTAATTTGACATTATCTGGAGTGACATTTGACGACTGCATGTATATGCAGCAGATGAAGTTCTTAACGTCTTCGACAGATGTAGAGGAATCAACTTTTAATTTAGAAATAGACAATTTATCGTTGCAGAAAAGCTCAAGCGTCATCACATCAGATGATGGATTAGTAATCTTTTGAGTATGTTCAACTTGAAACATTAAAGCAAAACAGCTTGTTTTTTCTGGTAGTAAGTCAAAATTTAGAAGTTGCAATAAGGAATAATCCATATAGAAGtcatttgaattatctAAGGGTATTGATTGATCCTGTCCTTTGATTTTAAATCCAATAATACTATCTAAAGAGTGTTGATTTACCATTGAACAATAACCTTCATTGTCTGAGGTTAGCTCCAGATCATTGACTAGTTCTAATGCCATCTTTTCAAGTTTTGCCATAGTTATATCCACTCTAATATcagtaaattttcttttttgaattttatcaCGAGCCAATATATTCACTTCAATTTCCAGGTCTGTTTTCGAAAATTCACTCTCATAATTATAATCTAAATCAgaattttcttctgaaaGGCGTTCCAACTGTTCAAAATCTAAAGGTATGAAAGCAGAAGCTATATGAGACGCTAGTATAGTAATCAGTGTGGAATCAAGTGGCAACTCCTGTCCATCGTGCTTcaaacaatattttgagaCGTGCTGTAATGTAGTATCTCCCTGTGACGATATGATCGAATGGATATATTGCAAAAGTCTGGATATCTTTGTTTGAGGATGTGCATTCAGGGCAATATTAGTACTAATTAAATTTGCATCTGATGAATGTATCGTAAGCTTTATGGGAGGCTCCGCTGAACAAAGCATCTTTTCTTAAAAGCGTTTCACCTCACCCACTGATGCTTAAGGCGACTCTACGaatcaaatcttcttctcatAACTTTGATGTAACTTGAACGTCCATACTCCGCCAAAGAACAGTCAATAGTTTTCCCTTAGTGAAGCGCGTGTGCATAGCTTCGCATAGCTTCGCATAATAGAAACGTACTCAGAATAAAGCCAAACGTTAGAAATGACGACTGTCGAACTAGTGTCAATTTGGCTCATGAAGATGACAGAGATGGCCCAATGCACCAGTCAGGCGGTTGGGACATACTTTGCTATATAGTTCATCTTGCAAGATATGGTATGTTTTACTTCGGTGCGTCAACGCCGCTAATTTGGTTTTGGAATAGATAAAAGAGGAAGAATATAAGAATctttatatacattttgATTGAGTCATTTCTTATTTAATTTGCTTTCTAGTTCACTCAGCTCTTTCTCCAGCTGGCGTATTGATTCTTCATTCTCCTTAACTTTCAATCTAGCATTTTCCgctttctcttttctaGCCTGAGTTTCTCTGTCCCTTCTTTCCAATTCCTGTATCCACAATTTCTCCCTCATCTTtgctttctctttcataCGTTCCTCTTTACTCTTATTACCTGCTACAGTTGTACCGTAAATAATAGACCCAGCGACTAAAGCTGTCAACGTTGCCGCCTGAAGGCCCACACGCCAACGGAAGTAGTACTGTGCATTACGTTTATTACCTACTCTAATACTTTCAGCTGCCATAATAACAGCACCAGTTGTCAGTAGGGCGCCAATAGGAACGAATGGCTGTTGTTTACAATGATGCTTCACTCTCTCCCAAAAGGacatttcttccaattccTTTTGGGTCACATCAAAACTTGAAGGTATACGTGACATATTCATTGAGATCACACAATTTAGGTATTATAACTCGTAAATAGAGTAGTAACAGTCCTTAAATGTATATTATCAAGTCGCTTCTATCCATCAAAAACTCCGTAATGATCAATATATTTCCCCTTCCTTGCTtgattgataaaaaaaacactaaaaaaaaaagagtacATCGAAGACATTGCACTATATCATAGTTGACTTGACAGATTCAAAAGCAGATCGTGACTTGTATGAACTTTTCACACACATATACATATGTATACAtaattatatttcaaaagtgTATCTAGTTTACAGGGTCTTCATTCGAGCACATATCTAATACCCACTTGCTTAACTTAATGACATCTTCATCGAGGTAGACCTCGTTTAATAACACATTATATTTTAGTacaatttccaaaaaagCACTAATTGAGGATTCGTATAGAATGGAAATAACATTCAATGAGTTAGCGGTGGATTTTCCATCAGGGTTccattcattgaattttccCAAAATTGCAACAGAACGTTCTAGGTACTTTAGTACTTCTCCAACTGATGCGACGACGCTCCCCTTTGGAGATTCATCAATAGCATTTATTAGGAAGCCCATTAATGACACAATACTTTCAGCATGTATTATAGACAATGGAACTAATCTTTCAGCTTGCCTACTCTTTGAAAGGTACCATGcctcaaaaattgatagagAACTTATTTGGTCCTTTGCATCGACTGTCGATGGGAAAAAGAATGAggttattgaatttttgagtTTATTGAAAAGCTCCCTAACGAAAGCAAAAAGCTTTGTATCGTGCGTTATCAAAGATTCATTATACGTATGATAGTGATCCGTCAATCCTGGAGTATTATCATGCTTGAAACggtttcttttcaataaaacGTTCTCTTCACGCAATGAAATCTTATGAGAAACGCTTCCAGAAGAAGTGTCATAGTTGGATTGAGGTGCCGAACCAGGAATATGTGTTACATTGTTAGTTGATATAGTGATAGGTTCGTTTCCAAATAATCCTTCATTGTCAGCAGCTGGGTTGTAATTAACCTTTTTAGCCTTCTCCAAAGAAGAGGTAGTTTCCATACTTTTCTGTAAAGTTCTTAAATAATTGTTGACTGCATCATTAGACTCTTGAATAACGCTCAAACATTCCCTTAAGATACTCTTCCATATATTGACGTTTCTATATGGATTGTTGTAAATCAGCAATCTTAGAGATGGATCAGAAGAAGTGGCCCTATAAGATAATTCCTGGAACGCAGTTAATTTGGTGAATGGCTTCTTGGAACTTAGACCTGTGATTAAAGTTTCGATGGGCGTTGAAGATAAAGCTGAGATTGGTTTCCCCTTATGTAAACATCCAATTGACATGTGCGCTGTGAAGGCAACATTGATAAATtcgaaattgataaatataCAGAACGCTAGCATTGATAGTTTCAACAGTGGGAAAATACCAATAAACCAAGTTGTAGTCAAAAATCCGAAAATGAATGGAGaaataaatatcaatagTAAAGATAGAATCAGACATTTCATTACACCTTTCGAGAGATTTGTGGCAATGTAAGTTTGTGGTGGCTGGTACTGAGAATCTAGACTGAAAAATAACTTGTCTAAATCAAAGATTACATGTTGTAGAGTATAGATCGTTGGTATAGCTATCCAAACATAAATCCTGTAAAATTCTGCATATTCTTGGCTAATTGCAGACATGCCAAAACAGTCACTGACAACAAATGCTACCAAAAAACTgcaaaatgaatataatgTTTCATAGACAAAAAATCTTACTGATAGTATCTGTCCAATAATTTGAGTGAAAAGACTGGTATAGCCCAAAGAGTCTATATGcaaataattctttcttgtaattATCATAAAGATGGACACAGAATAGACCAACAGAACTTTTGGTAGAAACATAAGAAGCAACTCTAATGCAGATGAGTTTCCCTTTGACAATAGAGTAATTATGACGGACTGCAACACAGAAGTCGTTAAGAAAAGGCGGGTCACCATATGATTGAAACGTGTCTTACAAATATCACTAAATATAACATTGTAACTATGTTTAGAGTTGGATATAGTCGGTGTTTCCAGCATACTAGATGACTTGTGGATTGAAATATGATATTAACTGGAGCACAGTCTAGTGGACAATTTTGCACAgtagagaaagaaatacGATCCTTTCTTGCAAATGAAACTTCGAGACAGACACACTAGAAACTAAAGAGGACTGAGTTTCAACTCAACATCCTAAATGATGCtttgattcaaattgtttGTATTgctactatttttttttcgtttcCAGTATGGGAAGATGATGATCTCGCAATGCGGGTAAACAAGAACCGATCATCACTgattgagaaaaaagagTTTGCCACAGCAAGCTTCAATTAAAATGAGAATAGTAGTATACTAGATTAATAGAGCGACAGGTAAAGGGCACTGTAATATTGGTCTGGTCTACACGG
This window harbors:
- the RCF1 gene encoding respiratory supercomplex assembly factor RCF1 (similar to Saccharomyces cerevisiae YML030W; ancestral locus Anc_5.571) — translated: MNMSRIPSSFDVTQKELEEMSFWERVKHHCKQQPFVPIGALLTTGAVIMAAESIRVGNKRNAQYYFRWRVGLQAATLTALVAGSIIYGTTVAGNKSKEERMKEKAKMREKLWIQELERRDRETQARKEKAENARLKVKENEESIRQLEKELSELESKLNKK
- the USA1 gene encoding Usa1p (similar to Saccharomyces cerevisiae USA1 (YML029W); ancestral locus Anc_5.570) produces the protein MLCSAEPPIKLTIHSSDANLISTNIALNAHPQTKISRLLQYIHSIISSQGDTTLQHVSKYCLKHDGQELPLDSTLITILASHIASAFIPLDFEQLERLSEENSDLDYNYESEFSKTDLEIEVNILARDKIQKRKFTDIRVDITMAKLEKMALELVNDLELTSDNEGYCSMVNQHSLDSIIGFKIKGQDQSIPLDNSNDFYMDYSLLQLLNFDLLPEKTSCFALMFQVEHTQKITNPSSDVMTLELFCNDKLSISKLKVDSSTSVEDVKNFICCIYMQSSNVTPDNVKLIYRGQLIPNKTLTGHPATIKSYINEFHAGKLHVQVAQYNSITLDKFWSEPFQHSNENISIVDPSDRPIHVTADRFMNEQQGSTYEAREPVRSKYVTESGKIVQPQKGLYRKCLVDGREVFIEEKYLDPVTTMLVTSDAFFSLSTQDYRMEGNIVRLSPSKIQEIEQKLNIKIVKENIPQISTIRRNDQRSFFRYVRNIIPFIVLAAKTVYLVGRNSFLTFFIMVEFGAFLSWKYRILLLVVLLCRTIWVTREIRVMWSHFLRLNDMEDKILLQLKEYSNSDQLDNDFYVNKIEKNTHIMDLFLLPQLQEKRNELYEKYGGDATRDASSLKEIFRLIQSETIPIDSLNDLLCNVVGLYDVKSTLTTEQQYSLKEFLNILYRDMSRLTLNELSLPRRIFEKIQLRIDSIEGNDLFGNVMRKIVPNRLHDNVIITVLKNFVLFFFLFLPGPIRNKVDEIIQEQIRVRERMQHEEQENEAASHNQDNVSASDVNSTIHEDLVEEVIDNDLASTQNDVSTSTGIDLHRGQVD
- the TSA1 gene encoding thioredoxin peroxidase TSA1 (similar to Saccharomyces cerevisiae TSA2 (YDR453C) and TSA1 (YML028W); ancestral locus Anc_5.569) produces the protein MVAQVQKPAPLFKKTAVVDGIFEEVSLESYRGKYVVLAFVPMAFTFVCPTEIVAFSDAVDRFRDVGAEVLFASTDSEYSLLAWTNVARKDGGLGPVNIPLVSDNNHSLSRDYGVLLEEEGVALRGLFVIDPKGIVRHITINDLPVGRNVEEALRVVEGFQWTDKHGTVLPCNWTPGSATIKPDVEGSKAYFQEANQ
- the YOX1 gene encoding Yox1p (similar to Saccharomyces cerevisiae YHP1 (YDR451C) and YOX1 (YML027W); ancestral locus Anc_5.567) encodes the protein MSTSNHSLPSLSMLLSTDSILPSPIDSFPTKFRTDDHGIIRLPPLSTNAGHNTRPKPLESALRHSSDPLPTPTPELEPKNALRNDMITTLQSPATPVVKNHDAKRINSMITPLTAARDAITPSSNDKKRAFAFITHSQETFGVKEPKIDNAPLARRKRRRTSTQELNILQASFDKCPTPDKKERLELADRCNMTEKAVQIWFQNKRQAVKRAKLAMTTKSNTSIDNSSISDSNTSMNLVESTPLATKVASAINNYSKSASTSSVATDAQQNLNKTPKIYIPYCNTKCGDTTPIRKSTLSRDSSPIRRSPTPNTSRVGQALTFHLKSDKKILTPVKTSPNNKVNKLINGYSSSVDEKNLSPNRKGKLEFRTAGQGPLKELSTNIV
- the NDC1 gene encoding Ndc1p (similar to Saccharomyces cerevisiae NDC1 (YML031W); ancestral locus Anc_5.574) — its product is MLETPTISNSKHSYNVIFSDICKTRFNHMVTRLFLTTSVLQSVIITLLSKGNSSALELLLMFLPKVLLVYSVSIFMIITRKNYLHIDSLGYTSLFTQIIGQILSVRFFVYETLYSFCSFLVAFVVSDCFGMSAISQEYAEFYRIYVWIAIPTIYTLQHVIFDLDKLFFSLDSQYQPPQTYIATNLSKGVMKCLILSLLLIFISPFIFGFLTTTWFIGIFPLLKLSMLAFCIFINFEFINVAFTAHMSIGCLHKGKPISALSSTPIETLITGLSSKKPFTKLTAFQELSYRATSSDPSLRLLIYNNPYRNVNIWKSILRECLSVIQESNDAVNNYLRTLQKSMETTSSLEKAKKVNYNPAADNEGLFGNEPITISTNNVTHIPGSAPQSNYDTSSGSVSHKISLREENVLLKRNRFKHDNTPGLTDHYHTYNESLITHDTKLFAFVRELFNKLKNSITSFFFPSTVDAKDQISSLSIFEAWYLSKSRQAERLVPLSIIHAESIVSLMGFLINAIDESPKGSVVASVGEVLKYLERSVAILGKFNEWNPDGKSTANSLNVISILYESSISAFLEIVLKYNVLLNEVYLDEDVIKLSKWVLDMCSNEDPVN